The following are encoded together in the Colius striatus isolate bColStr4 chromosome 5, bColStr4.1.hap1, whole genome shotgun sequence genome:
- the ZNF467 gene encoding zinc finger protein 467 isoform X2: MRESFDALCALGSPVAKLEPLAEEMELPGCANSAGLVVPKTEAMPEGDAEEPAGMGELGGTDSSCSDWLVRKVKVKEEEEEYEEWAAGAKAPLAGQPLATTFPEATGTCKLEQPWPEALGSGSLPGHCGGCETPARPRPFACTQCGKGFGKKAHLTRHLRVHTGERPFPCTRCGRRFRQEIHLRSHQRLHTGERPFPCTRCDRRFRKKTHLVRHQRSHSGERPFPCARCGRRFAHKQHLLRHQRLHMAPAPPAAAEPQPLVCPECGRSFSCSNAAPQQQGPEGPQPCARCGTAPGREAKPSAERPLACPQCARAFTQRQHLLRHLRVHTGERPFACAQCGRRFGSRHNLLAHAKAHTGARPFSCALCGRAFGRKSHLARHQAVHTGQRPHACTQCARRFSSKTNLVRHQAVHTGHRPHACAQCAKCFSRKTHLLRHQRTHGSAGATAGAAHVAPATTATGTPASAATATAALCP, translated from the exons ATGAGGGAGAGCTTCGATGCCCTCTGCGCTCTCG GTTCCCCCGTGGCCAAGCTGGAGCCACTGGCAGAGGAGATGGAGTTGCCAGGCTGCGCCAACTCTG CAGGGCTAGTGGTCCCCAAGACAGAGGCAATGCCTGAGGGCGACGCAGAGGAGCCAGCGGGcatgggggagctggggggcacagacagcagctgctcag ACTGGCTGGTGAGGAAGGTGAAggtgaaggaggaagaggaggagtaCGAGGAGTGGGCGGCCGGTGCCAAAGCCCCGCTCGCAGGGCAGCCCCTGGCCACCACCTTCCCCGAAGCCACCGGCACCTGCAAACTGGAGCAGCCGTGGCCAGAGGCGCTGGGCTCCGGCTCGCTGCCGGGACACTGCGGGGGCTGCGAGACCCCGGCCCGCCCGCGCCCCTTCGCCTGCACCCAGTGTGGGAAGGGCTTCGGGAAGAAGGCTCACCTGACGCGGCACCTGCGGGTGCACACGGGCGAGCGGCCCTTCCCCTGCACCCGCTGCGGCCGCCGCTTCCGCCAGGAGATCCACCTGCGCTCCCACCAGCGCCTGCACACGGGCGAGCGGCCCTTCCCCTGCACGCGCTGCGACCGCCGCTTCCGCAAGAAAACACACCTGGTGCGGCACCAGCGCAGCCACAGCGGCGAGCGGCCCTTCCCCTGCGCCCGCTGCGGCCGCCGCTTCGCCCACAAGCAGCACCTGCTGCGGCACCAGCGGCTGCACATGGCACCGGCGCCTCCAGCCGCCGCCGAGCCTCAGCCCCTCGTCTGCCCCGAGTGCGGGAGGAGCTTCAGCTGCAGCAACGCGGCGCCGCAGCAGCAGGGCCCTGAGGGGCCGCAGCCCTGCGCCCGCTGCGGGACGGCCCCCGGCCGCGAAGCCAAGCCGAGCGCCGAGCGGCCGTTGGCGTGCCCGCAGTGCGCCCGCGCCTTCACCCAGCGCCAGCACCTGCTGCGGCACCTGCGGGTGCACACGGGCGAGCGGCCCTTCGCCTGCGCCCAGTGCGGCCGCCGCTTCGGCTCCCGGCACAACCTGCTGGCCCACGCCAAGGCGCACACCGGCGCCCGGCCCTTCAGCTGCGCCCTGTGCGGCCGCGCTTTCGGCCGCAAGTCGCACCTGGCGCGGCACCAGGCGGTGCACACCGGGCAGCGGCCCCACGCCTGCACGCAGTGCGCACGGCGCTTCAGCTCCAAGACCAACCTGGTGCGGCACCAGGCCGTGCACACCGGCCACCGGCCCCACGCCTGCGCCCAGTGCGCCAAATGCTTCAGCCGCAAAACGCACCTCCTGCGACACCAGCGCACCCACGGCAGCGCCGGAGCCACCGCCGGGGCTGCACACGTGGCCCCTGCCACCACAGCCACCGGCACGCCGGCCTCTGCCGCCACAGCCACGGCCGCCCTCTGCCCCTGA
- the ZNF467 gene encoding zinc finger protein 467 isoform X1 — protein sequence MRESFDALCALGSPVAKLEPLAEEMELPGCANSAGLVVPKTEAMPEGDAEEPAGMGELGGTDSSCSADWLVRKVKVKEEEEEYEEWAAGAKAPLAGQPLATTFPEATGTCKLEQPWPEALGSGSLPGHCGGCETPARPRPFACTQCGKGFGKKAHLTRHLRVHTGERPFPCTRCGRRFRQEIHLRSHQRLHTGERPFPCTRCDRRFRKKTHLVRHQRSHSGERPFPCARCGRRFAHKQHLLRHQRLHMAPAPPAAAEPQPLVCPECGRSFSCSNAAPQQQGPEGPQPCARCGTAPGREAKPSAERPLACPQCARAFTQRQHLLRHLRVHTGERPFACAQCGRRFGSRHNLLAHAKAHTGARPFSCALCGRAFGRKSHLARHQAVHTGQRPHACTQCARRFSSKTNLVRHQAVHTGHRPHACAQCAKCFSRKTHLLRHQRTHGSAGATAGAAHVAPATTATGTPASAATATAALCP from the exons ATGAGGGAGAGCTTCGATGCCCTCTGCGCTCTCG GTTCCCCCGTGGCCAAGCTGGAGCCACTGGCAGAGGAGATGGAGTTGCCAGGCTGCGCCAACTCTG CAGGGCTAGTGGTCCCCAAGACAGAGGCAATGCCTGAGGGCGACGCAGAGGAGCCAGCGGGcatgggggagctggggggcacagacagcagctgctcag CAGACTGGCTGGTGAGGAAGGTGAAggtgaaggaggaagaggaggagtaCGAGGAGTGGGCGGCCGGTGCCAAAGCCCCGCTCGCAGGGCAGCCCCTGGCCACCACCTTCCCCGAAGCCACCGGCACCTGCAAACTGGAGCAGCCGTGGCCAGAGGCGCTGGGCTCCGGCTCGCTGCCGGGACACTGCGGGGGCTGCGAGACCCCGGCCCGCCCGCGCCCCTTCGCCTGCACCCAGTGTGGGAAGGGCTTCGGGAAGAAGGCTCACCTGACGCGGCACCTGCGGGTGCACACGGGCGAGCGGCCCTTCCCCTGCACCCGCTGCGGCCGCCGCTTCCGCCAGGAGATCCACCTGCGCTCCCACCAGCGCCTGCACACGGGCGAGCGGCCCTTCCCCTGCACGCGCTGCGACCGCCGCTTCCGCAAGAAAACACACCTGGTGCGGCACCAGCGCAGCCACAGCGGCGAGCGGCCCTTCCCCTGCGCCCGCTGCGGCCGCCGCTTCGCCCACAAGCAGCACCTGCTGCGGCACCAGCGGCTGCACATGGCACCGGCGCCTCCAGCCGCCGCCGAGCCTCAGCCCCTCGTCTGCCCCGAGTGCGGGAGGAGCTTCAGCTGCAGCAACGCGGCGCCGCAGCAGCAGGGCCCTGAGGGGCCGCAGCCCTGCGCCCGCTGCGGGACGGCCCCCGGCCGCGAAGCCAAGCCGAGCGCCGAGCGGCCGTTGGCGTGCCCGCAGTGCGCCCGCGCCTTCACCCAGCGCCAGCACCTGCTGCGGCACCTGCGGGTGCACACGGGCGAGCGGCCCTTCGCCTGCGCCCAGTGCGGCCGCCGCTTCGGCTCCCGGCACAACCTGCTGGCCCACGCCAAGGCGCACACCGGCGCCCGGCCCTTCAGCTGCGCCCTGTGCGGCCGCGCTTTCGGCCGCAAGTCGCACCTGGCGCGGCACCAGGCGGTGCACACCGGGCAGCGGCCCCACGCCTGCACGCAGTGCGCACGGCGCTTCAGCTCCAAGACCAACCTGGTGCGGCACCAGGCCGTGCACACCGGCCACCGGCCCCACGCCTGCGCCCAGTGCGCCAAATGCTTCAGCCGCAAAACGCACCTCCTGCGACACCAGCGCACCCACGGCAGCGCCGGAGCCACCGCCGGGGCTGCACACGTGGCCCCTGCCACCACAGCCACCGGCACGCCGGCCTCTGCCGCCACAGCCACGGCCGCCCTCTGCCCCTGA
- the RARRES2 gene encoding retinoic acid receptor responder protein 2, with the protein MRLPVALCLASVALAAAGQSPLQRRVVKDVLDYFHSRSNVHFFFKEQAVEAAVEREDPSGTFVQLRLNLAQTACGKRAPRRHSCKTVENRRKPACLACYKFDGGDVPKVLDKYHNCGPSHHLAVKEIRQRDEAECRAVEEAGKAADTLYLPGMYAFSKGLPA; encoded by the exons ATGAGGCTCCCGGTAGCCCTCTGCCTGGCCTCGGTGGCCCTGGCTGCCGCCGGCCAGTCCCCGCTGCAGCGGCGGGTGGTGAAGGACGTGCTGGATTATTTCCACAGCCGCAGCAACGTGCACTTCTTCTTCAAGGAGCAGGCGGTGGAAGCGGCTGTGGAGCGG GAAGACCCCTCGGGGACGTTCGTGCAGCTGAGGCTCAACCTGGCGCAGACGGCGTGCGGGAAGAGGGCACCGCGGCGGCACAGCTGCAAAACCGTGGAGAACCGG CGCAAGCCCGCCTGCCTCGCCTGCTACAAGTTTGACGGCGGCGACGTCCCCAAAGTGCTGGATAAGTACCATAACTGCGGCCCCAGCCATCACCTGGCCGTGAAG GAGATCAGGCAGCGGGACGAGGCGGAGTGCCGGGCGGTGGAGGAGGCGGGGAAGGCGGCGGACACGCTCTACCTGCCCGGCATGTACGCCTTCTCCAAGGGGCTGCCGGCCTga
- the LRRC61 gene encoding leucine-rich repeat-containing protein 61, whose translation MEGRGEASAEEEEEDAEEEEEAEGVRITPQLLQASSGELAPEAILLLRLRGRGITHLGCLGRCANLEWLDLSGNAIAQLGPLAALRSLTVLNLARNRIASLEPLGSCQNLQSLNVAGNLLSGLHQLRCLTGLRRLQSLRLREPLARPDNPLCAAPAYRHALADMFPSLKAIDGERVSGRGSELYQLCRDLDSSLARAGAGSEASQAAQPWVDAAFWEPRQPRRSSIMEEAYRQFREVLQECRDLSRRADDTIAQAEQALSARHDPNAFIF comes from the coding sequence ATGGAGGGGCGCGGAGAGGCatcagcagaggaggaggaggaagacgctgaggaggaggaggaagccgAGGGCGTGCGGATCACACCgcagctgctgcaggccagCAGCGGGGAGCTGGCGCCCGAGGCCATCCTGCTGCTGCGCCTGCGGGGCCGCGGCATCACCCACCTGGGCTGCCTGGGCCGCTGCGCCAACCTCGAGTGGCTGGACCTGTCGGGCAATGCCATCGCCCAGCTGGGCCCGCTGGCCGCCCTCCGCTCCCTCACCGTCCTCAACCTGGCCCGCAACCGCATCGCCAGCCTCGAGCCCCTCGGCTCCTGCCAGAACCTCCAGAGCCTCAACGTGGCCGGCAACCTGCTGAGTGGGCTGCACCAGCTGCGCTGCCTGACGGGGCTGCGGCGCCTGCAGAGCCTGCGCCTGCGCGAGCCGCTCGCCCGCCCCGACAACCCGCTCTGCGCCGCGCCGGCCTACCGGCACGCCCTGGCCGACATGTTCCCCTCCCTCAAAGCCATCGACGGCGAGCGCGTGTCCGGCCGCGGCAGCGAGCTCTACCAGCTCTGCCGGGATCTCGACAGCTCCTTGGCGCGCGCCGGTGCCGGCAGCGAGGCATCGCAGGCGGCTCAGCCCTGGGTGGACGCGGCGTTCTGGGAGCCGCGGCAGCCCCGGCGCAGCTCCATCATGGAAGAAGCCTACAGGCAGTtcagggaggtgctgcaggagTGCCGGGACCTGAGCCGCCGCGCCGATGACACCATCGCCCAGGCCGAGCAGGCGCTGAGCGCCCGCCACGACCCCAACGCCTTCATCTTCTGA
- the LOC133625566 gene encoding zinc finger protein 316-like, translated as MSAGGAPQSAQALNLLPYPRLSEVPRAGPDLDAVGAEIPSDPCTAGYRFFKPGGLFGIKQPVEPYGEGQQMQEDSKILSSPCAVEPGRVSKVEQPEEKPVGAGGPLELYPSAGSSSGRWFPGGQRVPERAGAERDPATAANTATAGLGPLSGRVGCWVPQLGAGPFRCGQCGKGFRQKQSLITHERIHTGEKPYRCGDCGKSFSQRPNLLTHRRVHTGERPFPCAQCGKSFSQKANLLAHQRIHAAGPKALPGAEQDDGASGKAKARAQPRSYGEDTPFVCPECGKSFRQKPNLITHRRIHTGERPFTCFLCGRSFNQKTNLVTHYRVHTGERPFACTQCGKRFTQKTNLVTHQSTHTDLRPYPCAQCQKCFKDKVSLKAHQKTHAPRQRRCPGRGAPATGLPYGAAAALLQPGGPEQDGPFGPAPPLPTHKLPDGQELYSCAEKSFAPKEPLLPPQPPALAEQPFPCLQCGEGFCQKLTLLRPPHGPAAEGCATAAAAAAFGPGPHLLGHLGVQPVLGDSTSTAAPPAPAAEKPFICNQCGNSFGLWLSLVAHQKSHAGQKPFPCPEHDKSSGEDELSPKAVAEKAAEGRAWLCPECGRSFVQYERLAKHRQSHRGRGPYRCDVCGKRFSLKTNLVTHQRIHTGERPFTCGVCGRRFNQKGNLVTHYRTHTGERPFACAQCGKRFAQKPNLIAHQKTHTGRQPFTCLECPKRFKSKLSLRVHQRVHAAERPPGEAGQPAGPPGPPGSPYPCSLCGEAFEEQGELQLHRQGHAGERPHACAECGKRFRQKVNLAVHQRTHTGERPFRCADCGKGFSQKAHLLRHRRTHAGAGPAPCCQGACPAHRDEPDGAVAKAAEPPGALLGPLPRGDPRPSAQPPARPESPSGAADILLQLMQEEQQHLVSGAQHPAEGPLAQGPPCKCAGGGEALGTKPPPPLPPQCCCADCVSQRQLLPKPQPQPDCRAELWCKYGACGRTFEEKRGLRVPERAHGEEKPVPCPSCLTPGSGSTGAAAGLAPGPPNPANPHVCPKGAGPRTRAATLAPARGARGLLGAGPGLEAARGLLARRREGPGGAGGTRRGGGSGRSARRAGAAWGPGTPGRGEAAPRNPLPSPLPIPLRPARLRSLPGTAAAPARPGPARPDPPRGHARDSPGRDAPGDTGTGTETGTETGRARAARPGTRVPMTDLASPAGEKPFSFPGGEEGLGDEKVLVIHSQAEEEAEKEFKCILCGECFGQLPSLARHQKHHAGERAFICAECGKAFSLKHNLIIHQRIHTGERPYQCSVCQKSFSLKQNLLTHQRIHSGEKPFSCQRCGKRFREHRFLLNHQRTHAQDGPGAAATGAADEPRPGGSRPPQPHEGPAAKGFSCRRRHGGERPFACPDCGKTFGQKGSLKTHRRTHGARPPFACARCGESFAQEAALTAHQGCCGAAAALT; from the exons aTGTCGGCGGGGGGAGCGCCCCAG tcTGCCCAGGCCCTGAACCTGCTCCCGTACCCACGGCTGAGCGAGGTGCCGCGGGCTGGACCTGACCTGGATGCCGTCGGCGCTGAGATCCCGTCTGACCCCTGCACCG CAGGCTACAGGTTCTTCAAACCTGGGGGGCTCTTTGGCATCAAGCAGCCGGTGGAGCCGTATGGGGAAGGGCAGCAGATGCAGGAGGACAGCAAGATCCTCAGCAGCCCCTGCGCTG TCGAGCCTGGCCGAGTGAGTAAAGTGGAGCAGCCCGAGGAGAAGCCGGTGGGAGCGGGCGGCCCCCTGGAGCTGTACCCCAGCGCCGGCAGCAGCTCGGGGCGCTGGTTCCCGGGCGGGCAGCGTGTGCCGGAGCGTGCCGGCGCTGAGAGAGACCCCGCCACCGCCGCCAACACCGccactgcagggctggggccgcTGTCCGGCCGTGTGGGCTGCTGGGTGCCGCAGCTTGGCGCCGGGCCCTTCCGCTGCGGCCAGTGCGGCAAAGGCTTCCGGCAGAAGCAGAGCCTCATCACCCACGAGCGGATCCACACCGGGGAGAAGCCGTACCGCTGCGGCGACTGCGGCAAGAGCTTCAGCCAGCGGCCCAACCTGCTGACGCACCGGCGCGTGCACACCGGCGAGCGGCCCTTCCCCTGTGCGCAGTGCGGCAAGAGCTTCAGCCAGAAGGCCAACCTGCTGGCGCACCAGCGCATCCACGCCGCCGGCCCCAAGGCGCTGCCGGGCGCCGAGCAGGACGACGGCGCCTCGGGCAAGGCCAAGGCGCGGGCGCAGCCCAGGAGCTACGGCGAGGACACCCCCTTCGTGTGCCCTGAGTGTGGCAAGAGCTTCCGGCAGAAGCCCAACCTCATCACGCACCGGCGCATCCACACCGGCGAGCGGCCCTTCACCTGCTTCCTCTGCGGCCGCAGCTTCAACCAGAAAACCAACCTGGTGACCCACTACCGGGTGCACACCGGGGAGCGGCCCTTCGCCTGCACGCAGTGCGGCAAGCGCTTCACCCAGAAAACCAACCTCGTGACGCACCAGAGCACCCACACCGACCTGCGGCCCTACCCCTGCGCCCAGTGCCAGAAGTGCTTCAAGGACAAGGTGTCCCTCAAAGCTCACCAGAAGACGCACGCCCCGCGCCAGCGGCGCTGCCCGGGCCGCGGTGCGCCCGCCACGGGACTGCCGTACGGCGCCGCGGCCGCGCTGCTGCAGCCCGGGGGGCCCGAGCAGGACGGCCCTttcggccccgcgccgccgctgcccaCCCACAAGCTGCCCGACGGCCAGGAGCTCTACTCCTGCGCCGAGAAGAGCTTTGCCCCCAAGGagccgctgctgccgccgcagccgccggcGCTGGCCGAGCAGCCTTTCCCCTGCCTGCAGTGCGGGGAGGGCTTCTGCCAGAAGCTGACACTCCTGCGCCCGCCCCACGGCCCCGCCGCTGAGGGCTGTGCCACCGCCGCCGCTGCAGCCGCCTTCGGGCCCGGGCCCCACCTCCTGGGGCACCTGGGGGTGCAGCCCGTCCTCGGCGACAGCACCTCGACGGcggctcccccagcccctgcggCAGAGAAGCCCTTCATCTGCAACCAGTGCGGCAACAGCTTCGGCCTCTGGCTCTCCCTGGTCGCCCACCAGAAGAGCCACGCCGGGCAGAAGCCCTTCCCCTGCCCCGAGCACGACAAGAGCTCTGGCGAGGACGAGCTGTCGCCGAAGGCTGTGGCGGAGAAGGCGGCAGAGGGTCGTGCGTGGCTGTGCCCCGAGTGCGGCCGCAGCTTCGTGCAGTACGAGCGCCTGGCCAAGCACCGGCAGAGCCACCGCGGGCGCGGGCCCTACCGCTGCGACGTCTGCGGAAAGAGGTTCAGCCTCAAGACCAACCTGGTGACCCACCAGCGCATCCACACGGGCGAGCGGCCCTTCACCTGCGGCGTCTGCGGCCGCCGCTTCAACCAGAAGGGCAACCTGGTGACCCACTACCGCACCCACACCGGCGAGCGGCCCTTCGCCTGCGCCCAGTGCGGCAAGCGCTTCGCACAGAAGCCCAACCTCATCGCCCACCAGAAGACCCACACGGGCCGCCAGCCCTTCACCTGCCTCGAGTGCCCCAAGCGCTTCAAGAGCAAACTGTCACTGCGGGTGCACCAGCGCGTGCATGCGGCCGAGCGCCCGCCCGGCGAGGCGGGGCAGCCCGCCGGCCCCCCGGGCCCGCCTGGCAGCCCCTACCCCTGCTCGCTCTGCGGGGAGGCCTTCGAGGAGCAGGGCGAGCTGCAGCTGCACCGGCAGGGCCACGCCGGCGAGCGGCCCCACGCCTGCGCCGAGTGCGGCAAGCGCTTCCGCCAGAAGGTCAACCTGGCCGTGCACCAGCGGACCCACACCGGCGAGCGGCCCTTCCGCTGCGCCGACTGCGGCAAGGGCTTCAGCCAGAAGGCTCACCTCCTGCGGCACCGCAGGACGCACGCCGGCGCCGGCCCTGCCCCCTGCTGCCAGGGCGCCTGCCCCGCGCACCGTGACGAGCCGGACGGCGCCGTGGCCAAGGCGGCCGAGCCCCCCGGTGCGCTGCTGGGGCCGCTGCCGCGGGGGGACCCGCGCCCCTCGGCGCAGCCCCCGGCCAGACCCGAGAGCCCCTCGGGCGCGGCCGACatcctgctgcagctgatgcaggaggagcagcagcacctcgTCTCTGGCGCCCAGCACCCGGCCGAGGGGCCCTTGGCGCAGGGGCCCCCCTGCAAGTGCGCTGGGGGTGGCGAGGCCTTGGGCACCaaaccgccgccgccgctgccgccacaGTGCTGCTGCGCTGACTGCGTGAGCCAgcggcagctgctgcccaagcCACAGCCGCAGCCCGACTGCCGCGCCGAGCTCTGGTGCAAGTACGGCGCCTGCGGCAGAACCTTCGAGGAGAAGCGAGGCCTGAGGGTGCCCGAGCGAGCCCACGGCGAGGAGAAGCCCgtgccctgccccagctgcct GACGCCGGGCTCTGGCAGCACCGGGGCTGCGGCCGGCCTGGCCCCGGGACCCCCGAACCCCGCCAACCCCCACGTGTGCCCCAAAGGGGCCGGACCCCGAACCCGGGCGGCCACGCTCGCTCCGGCCCGCGGGGCGCGGGGGCTGctcggcgcggggccggggctggagGCGGCGCGGGGGCTGCTCGCCCGg CGGCGGGAggggccgggcggggccggcgggacgcggcgcggcggcggctcggGCAGGTCagcgcggcgggcgggggcTGCGTGGGGCCCGGGGACTCCCGGGAGGGGGGAAGCGGCACCGAGGaaccccctcccctctcctctccccattCCTTTGCGGCCCGCACGGCTCCGCTCCCTCCCCGGCACCGCGGCGgctccggcccggcccggcccggcccggcccgaccCCCCCCGCGGACACGCTCGAGACTCACCGGGCCGGGATGCGCCGGGGGACACCGGCACCGGGACCGAGACCGGGACTGAGACGGGCCGCGCCCGCGCCGCACGGCCAG ggACGCGGGTGCCCATGACGGACCTGGCGTCGCCGGCGGGCGAGAAGCCCTTCTCCTTCCCGGGCGGcgaggaggggctgggggacGAGAAGGTGCTGGTGATCCACAGCCAGGCCGAGGAGGAGGCGGAGAAGGAGTTCAAGTGCATCCTGTGCGGGGAATGCTTCGGCCAGCTGCCCAGCCTCGCCCGGCACCAGAAGCACCACGCCGGGGAACGCGCCTTCATCTGCGCCGAGTGCGGCAAAGCCTTCAGCCTCAAGCACAACCTCATCATCCACCAGCGCATCCACACCGGCGAGCGGCCCTACCAGTGCAGCGTGTGCCAGAAGAGCTTCAGCCTCAAGCAGAACCTGCTCACCCACCAGCGCATCCACAGCGGCGAGAAGCCCTTCTCCTGCCAGCGCTGCGGAAAGCGCTTCCGCGAGCACCGCTTCCTGCTCAACCACCAGCGCACGCACGCCCAGGACgggcccggcgccgccgccacCGGCGCCGCCGATGAGCCCCGGCCGGGCGGCAGCCGCCCGCCGCAGCCGCACGAAGGGCCCGCCGCGAAGGGCTTCAGCTGCCGGCGCCGGCACGGCGGGGAACGGCCCTTCGCCTGCCCCGACTGCGGCAAGACCTTCGGCCAGAAGGGCTCCCTGAAGACCCACCGGCGCACCCACGGCGCCCGGCCCCCCTTCGCCTGCGCCCGGTGCGGCGAGAGCTTTGCCCAGGAGGCCGCCCTCACGGCGCACCAgggctgctgcggggctgccgCTGCCCTCACGTGA
- the ZNF467 gene encoding zinc finger protein 467 isoform X3 — MRESFDALCALGSPVAKLEPLAEEMELPGCANSGLVVPKTEAMPEGDAEEPAGMGELGGTDSSCSADWLVRKVKVKEEEEEYEEWAAGAKAPLAGQPLATTFPEATGTCKLEQPWPEALGSGSLPGHCGGCETPARPRPFACTQCGKGFGKKAHLTRHLRVHTGERPFPCTRCGRRFRQEIHLRSHQRLHTGERPFPCTRCDRRFRKKTHLVRHQRSHSGERPFPCARCGRRFAHKQHLLRHQRLHMAPAPPAAAEPQPLVCPECGRSFSCSNAAPQQQGPEGPQPCARCGTAPGREAKPSAERPLACPQCARAFTQRQHLLRHLRVHTGERPFACAQCGRRFGSRHNLLAHAKAHTGARPFSCALCGRAFGRKSHLARHQAVHTGQRPHACTQCARRFSSKTNLVRHQAVHTGHRPHACAQCAKCFSRKTHLLRHQRTHGSAGATAGAAHVAPATTATGTPASAATATAALCP; from the exons ATGAGGGAGAGCTTCGATGCCCTCTGCGCTCTCG GTTCCCCCGTGGCCAAGCTGGAGCCACTGGCAGAGGAGATGGAGTTGCCAGGCTGCGCCAACTCTG GGCTAGTGGTCCCCAAGACAGAGGCAATGCCTGAGGGCGACGCAGAGGAGCCAGCGGGcatgggggagctggggggcacagacagcagctgctcag CAGACTGGCTGGTGAGGAAGGTGAAggtgaaggaggaagaggaggagtaCGAGGAGTGGGCGGCCGGTGCCAAAGCCCCGCTCGCAGGGCAGCCCCTGGCCACCACCTTCCCCGAAGCCACCGGCACCTGCAAACTGGAGCAGCCGTGGCCAGAGGCGCTGGGCTCCGGCTCGCTGCCGGGACACTGCGGGGGCTGCGAGACCCCGGCCCGCCCGCGCCCCTTCGCCTGCACCCAGTGTGGGAAGGGCTTCGGGAAGAAGGCTCACCTGACGCGGCACCTGCGGGTGCACACGGGCGAGCGGCCCTTCCCCTGCACCCGCTGCGGCCGCCGCTTCCGCCAGGAGATCCACCTGCGCTCCCACCAGCGCCTGCACACGGGCGAGCGGCCCTTCCCCTGCACGCGCTGCGACCGCCGCTTCCGCAAGAAAACACACCTGGTGCGGCACCAGCGCAGCCACAGCGGCGAGCGGCCCTTCCCCTGCGCCCGCTGCGGCCGCCGCTTCGCCCACAAGCAGCACCTGCTGCGGCACCAGCGGCTGCACATGGCACCGGCGCCTCCAGCCGCCGCCGAGCCTCAGCCCCTCGTCTGCCCCGAGTGCGGGAGGAGCTTCAGCTGCAGCAACGCGGCGCCGCAGCAGCAGGGCCCTGAGGGGCCGCAGCCCTGCGCCCGCTGCGGGACGGCCCCCGGCCGCGAAGCCAAGCCGAGCGCCGAGCGGCCGTTGGCGTGCCCGCAGTGCGCCCGCGCCTTCACCCAGCGCCAGCACCTGCTGCGGCACCTGCGGGTGCACACGGGCGAGCGGCCCTTCGCCTGCGCCCAGTGCGGCCGCCGCTTCGGCTCCCGGCACAACCTGCTGGCCCACGCCAAGGCGCACACCGGCGCCCGGCCCTTCAGCTGCGCCCTGTGCGGCCGCGCTTTCGGCCGCAAGTCGCACCTGGCGCGGCACCAGGCGGTGCACACCGGGCAGCGGCCCCACGCCTGCACGCAGTGCGCACGGCGCTTCAGCTCCAAGACCAACCTGGTGCGGCACCAGGCCGTGCACACCGGCCACCGGCCCCACGCCTGCGCCCAGTGCGCCAAATGCTTCAGCCGCAAAACGCACCTCCTGCGACACCAGCGCACCCACGGCAGCGCCGGAGCCACCGCCGGGGCTGCACACGTGGCCCCTGCCACCACAGCCACCGGCACGCCGGCCTCTGCCGCCACAGCCACGGCCGCCCTCTGCCCCTGA